The Suricata suricatta isolate VVHF042 chromosome 3, meerkat_22Aug2017_6uvM2_HiC, whole genome shotgun sequence genome contains the following window.
tatgtgatttcaaaggttattaattatattaatacaaATTCAGGCTTAAAGATGTTAAACAAATGTGTCCATAAGCAGcccaagagaaaagggaaggggtagGGCCCAATGACACTCAAGTACCCAGCACTGACCTCGGAGCGACATCCCGCCCCTGAGCAGGGTTCTGGTGGCGCGTCCCCCTCGCAGTCCTCCTCTGGGAAGGCCTCTCTGGGTTATGGGCAGGCCTCGTCCTCCAATCGCTCCCCTGGCCAGGGTCCCTATGGGTCGGCCTAACCGTGCCTGGATGTTACTCTTACCCAGGCGCTGCTTTAAGCTCTTCTGGAAGAAAAGGTGTTGGGGGATTGAGATCAAAAAAGCATTCCAATGGGATTTGGCAACTCAAAGTGCAGAGAAAAAGCAGTAGTGAGATGGCTGTGTGCAGGGGGATGAACCGGCCACAGGGGTCACAGAAGGAACCTGATCCAGAAACTAGCCTTTGCCTCAGAACATGGTAGGAAAGAAGCAGAATTCTGGTTCAGAGCCTTTACGAAAGCTTGCGCACGGCCACAGGTAATCAGCACCAACACAAGTCACCTCACTAGTTTGGCTACAGAAGCCACACACCACTAAATGGAGCTTAAGTTGTAGTAAGAACTCTGTATTTCAAATCCTGGACTTTGGTTTTGAACCACAGGGTGACAATGATATGACTGGATTCATACTTGCCCAAGGACTACCACTGTCTTCAAAGGCTTACTCAACCACCAATGAAGTTCATCACACTCTGGGAAAAATTTAGATTACAAGTTCATCTGAATTCTTGTCACTTAAAAACAAGATTTGGTTTTTCAGTCAAAGAGGCCAGTGTGTTCCATTTTTCCTCTGAGTATCTATCTCCAGACGATCCACTTTTTACCTTAAGatgtaaataaacacaaaaaagtcaaacctttccttaaatttcttaaatagcCATTAATTCCATGTCTACCCTTGCAAACAGCTCCATTAAGCCAATACAATAACCTTTAATTCCACATAAACGTGTAACTCAACTGTATCTTCAGAGAGCTAGCCGAACTTGCATTGGAATGAAGACAGGTACGCTGTAATCACAAAACTCAGGGGCATATTTGAGGACAAGGACATACCGCACATGGAGATTTTCAACAATCTATCCCTCAAAGAGAAACTAAAGAcatctcaaaaagttaaaaatccttCAAGGAAAAGGTAATTGTGTAGTCTTGAACACATCCAAGGCCCCCACAACCCTGTTTTCCCATAAAACCATTAGCcagaaggaatgaaaataaattctgatgTCGTCCTGCTTCACCCATAACTGACTAccgaggatttttttttttttttggcagccaAATGCTGTGAGTTATTAGTTTTCTAGCACAAGATATAGTAAGCTAATCAGAGGGGCAGCATCTGAATATTAGGCACTCAGGCATGACTGACACGAAGAGCCTGTTGAGTCACCTTGACAGCACACAATTAGGAAGTCAGGCCTTCATTCTCCAAACCCCTTCTGTTCAGTGACCCTGAGTATCCCCCCGCTCAAATCTGTGCTTCAGTGGGGAGTGCACAGTGCTTAGAAGCCTTCCCTTCTTAATCCTTAGCCGCCAGCAATACTGGTCCCTAACAGATGGGAAACTTAAGGGTGTCAACCACACCACCTAGTTTTCACTCTAGAGCTATGCTGTATGCTAAGGTGGCCACTAGCCACAGGTGGCTATTTCAGttacaagtaaataaaaagttaaaagctcCTCAACCACACTAGTCACATTTTGAGTGCTCAATAGTCACACATGGCTAGAGACTACCACACTGGAGAGGagataaagaatatttccatcactgtGTAAAGTTCTATTGGGTAGCTCTGCTCCAGAGGCTGCTTTGTACACAGCCTACATTTAAAGCTTCTTcttgggggcacccaggtggctcagtcagttgagccacggactcttgattttggctccggtcatgatcttgcagactgagttcgagccctgcattcagctcccagcgcagcctgcttgagattctctgctgcctttctgccctgctcacacacagtctctcttaACCTCCCCCTCCCAAAAAGCTTCTTCTTGAAAGGTCTTTTGGAATGATCTGTCAGAAGCTTATCTTCAGCCATTTATGATACCTACTCTTGGAAAATGGTGGGGCCTTTTTATGGCTTTCCTAAGTTAGGGACAAAATACAGGAACTCCAAGGCTTAAGGTAGCTGAAGCAGAAggccttgtttatttttggtcaGTGAGCCCAACAgttcagggtgggggtgggagggtgttATATTTAACTGCTGGATTTATGCACAGCCATGCAGTGCTACCAGTTAAAGTCCTTACAGTTGCATGGCATCGCCCTCCAGACGCCCAGCCACAGCTTGGACATATCCTTCCACAGCCACTGTCCGGACTCGCACATAAAGTCTATGAATAATAAAGAGCAGGTTTTATTTCAAGTCTGAATAGAAGTATCTCTTACTGGAACTTTGAAAGAGAACCCACTAATTCTTCACTCAGTGCTTTCACTCTATTTTGCTGACAAAACTTTAGGTGCTGTGGAAATGAAGTGCACCctattctttctatattttagcaCTGAAAATCTTTGACTAAGGCTGTTCAGACTTACTGTGctaggagaaaaagaataaagttatgTCCGTAATTTAGAACTCATTTAACAGGGAATAAAGGATTTTCTGAGATCATCTAAAACACACcaaactttctttaattttttggcttCAAACAAAAGAtgtttattgtctcacagttgtggaggctagAAAAACCAACATTTCTTTGTAGTAAAATCCCGCAAATCTACTTTAAGACGGAAGGATCAGGAAAAAAGAGATTAATACTCATTGATAACACAGAAACCGGCCATATTGATGGCAAACTAcctaaaagagaaagacaacGAGATGTTACTTATCGGTACCTGCTAAAATGGGAATTCTCTGGACTTCTCTTTCCTCCAGAGAAGTTTCTGCTTTTGCCCTGAGCCACCTTGCAATCATCCATCACGTCCTGACAGCCTCAGTGGACTGCCTGACAGAGATCACCAGCTGCTTCTGGAGCATGAAGACCCATCCTCTCACCTGCTTAAGTTTTAATGCTGCCTGGACAGAAGGCCTATTCTCCATCTGCTGGGCCAGTCTTCTGTTTCTGGCGCTGGCtagctgctgctgttgctgcatCGAAGCCCGAATATTCACTGGCATCGGCTGTTTGTTCTTCAGCATATTAGTAAAGCTTCAAGGTCGAACAAAATGGatgtttaaataaaagctttattacAAAACATTTACTGGCATTTTCATGGCTTGCTAGACCAGGAGCTCCAGATCCCATGAACTTTAAGTAAAGTGGTACACTTAGATCAAGGCTGATGTGGGTTAAAGACTCCTCTGCTTCCACAAACTTGCAAGAATCAGAAACTTAGAAATGCAGCTAAGTGCAGCACACTCAATCAAAAGTGATAACAAGGGCTCGGGTAACGGCTTTTAGAGAGATGAAAGATATGAAAAACACGCAATAAGCAGATATGATGacaacaaaaagacagaaaatgtggCTTCAGAGACAAACAAAGAAACCCAAAATCTTGGGGGAACCTGAAGGTGCACTGTCAGGGCAATACAAGGACTCAAGCACCTCACAGACCACAGAAATAGCACATCCATATAAATCACAGGAGCATATGATATTTTCTTAtgcatttttttcacttaaaaatgtgtaaatatggAGAATCAGTGTAACAAACCCTAAGATATAAGAAGCACATATGGTTtggaaacagcaaaaataaacgTCAATTAAATCTTTTAGTGGTCTAACATCAACTTAATGAAATCActggtccaacttcagctcaggtcctgatctctcagttcgtgggttggagcctctggggctctgtgctgacagctcagagccttcagattctgtctccctttctctctggccctcccccgcttgtgctctctccctttcaaaaataagtattaaaaaaattaagaaataaactcaCTGATCAAAGGCAGTCAATAAAGAGCCGTCAGAAATGCTTTAATTAAAGTACCTTAACTTGTCTTGGGCTCAAATGATTACTTTTCCTGATTCCAAAtgattatttctgagaaaatcaAGATTAACTCTTCTATTATTCCTATCAAAGTAAGTTTAATGGAACAAAAAAGAACAACACTCAACTGTAAGAGAAtctaacacaaaaacaaactaaaagcaGTAtcgaaagaaagagaaatggagcaAAGCAAGTGCCTCTTACAAGGCCCAAGAATGGCATTCGAGAGCCTTCGGACATTCCACAGCTTGCTACCTGCCTCTTACAGACCAGACGCAACGCTGCCGGCCTCGGACTGGGCAGCAAGCCTAGTGCAGCCAAGGTCCCATGCTACGGAGCTGCACCACCCCTGTATcgatggggagaaaaatgtgaaaagaggGAGGGTGTGAggagtctttttaaaatgcatcccACCAGATAAATATTTCAGACAGCTTAACATAAAAATCTACTGACAAGGGGTTTTGACACAACCGCCCAATTTGTTTTGTGTACCACATAAGATGCAACTAAACACAGAGGTCTGTAGCCTTCTGCTGGTATTTAGTTTAAAACCGGTTTTTGTGCAGTGGACCCTAGGGCCAAGCTAAGTAAGGTTTTCTTAGGAACGCGCTGAAGTTGCTGTTGGCTGCCTCACCGCTCATTTAGAGACATCTTGGTGGTGCTTTTTAGCACAACTTTCGGCGCTGACTGTGCAGCCATCTTCAAATCCCGAGAATCTACAAAGGACAATAGGCAGAATGAGCAAGTCAGAAAAAGGACCACCTCGTGTCTAGAAGCACCCAGGGCTTGCCCCAACAGCGAATGGAAAGAAAAGGCCCGTATCAACGGCCGGGAGGAGCCCACCCAAACGCATTTCGGGTGCCTAGGTCGACCCCACCGGTACCGCGGAACTGCTAGATTGCGAGGCCACATGACAGAAAGTATCTTCCCAAACCTTCAAGATGGCAGACGCACACCAGGCGAGCCAAGCTAAGGGGGGCCACGCGAAGTCGGGGAGGTCTGTCTCAACTCTGGCTGCGGGGCGCCGCGACCCCTCCCCGAGCGGACCCCGATCTCCCGCGGCCAGGTCTGGGGCCAGcagccgggagggagggagggctagCGAGGTGCTTCTCACGGGCAGCCGACGCTGAGAGCCATGACGCAGGGACACGACGCAGGCAAACCCGTTCGGACACTGACTTTGGACTCCCCACTCAGGCAGGGGCTTTCGCAAGAGCCCAGCGGAGGCGGCAGGGAAGGCGTCCCGCGCCGGCATCCGCCCGCGGCCGCCTCGACGCTCCAACGCCCCCTCACGGCCCagtcaggccccgccccccggcctcCCGGGCCGCCCGCCGCGGAAACGCACCGAAGGAAACGGACGCCAGTGCGCCTCCCGGGGCTGCCACCACGGCTGCGGCGCGCCGGCCGGGGTCCGGCCGAACTTGAGGTGACTTGGTGGGCGGTTGGTTAGAGATGTAAGCGGTAGATTCCTTAGGTTAGCTCGTTGTAGCCGGGCGGGTGTCTGGTCGGCCGGTCCGCCTGCTCGCCCggcctgccccttcctgccttgcGTCTGTGCCACCGACGCCGCCGACGCCTCCCGCTTGGTGCCCAAAACAAAATGGCCGCCACGTCCAGAGGCGAGTGGGACCGGCTAAAATGGCGTCGACGCAATTACGTCGGACGCCGGATCCGCGCACAGCCAGGGGGCGAGAAGATTCGCGCTACGCCTGAGCGGGGATGGGGGCGGTCCCTAGGGAGAAGGCGGGTCCCTAGCCGAGGCGGAGTCCGAGGTGCTCGCTGCTCCGCCCACGGGGGGCGTGGTCAGTGGTTGCAGTCGCGGCTGATCTGGGCATTGCGGCCCCGGCCGAGTGGTGGTGTTCTGGCCCCCTGGTACCGGTTTAGTCTCGCGGGCGAAGATGGTCTTGCTTCGTCGCGGCGCCCCAACCTTGGCCGAGGCAGACCCTTAAAACTGTTTAGTGGGATTTGCACCATCTCCCTTCCTGTTGGGGGTTCTGCCGCGAGCCGGAGAGCGGGGGCCACCAGTGCCTGGAGCACTTTGTTTCTGAACGTCCTTAGTCCTCAAGGGGGTGTGAGCGTCGGGCTACCCCTCCCACTACTTCTCCACCTGCCAGTCATCTGCATTTTGATGCAGACCTATCTGCAAGGAAATTTTATGCCCagggaacaataaaaaaatactcagatgtttggggcacctgggtagctcagtcagttgagtttcccACTCTTGATTActaactcaggtcacgatcccagggttatgggattcagccggcttcaggttctgggttgagcttggagcctgcttgggattctctccctctctctcccccccctcaataaaaataaaaataaaaactcagatgtttgaagaatgaatgaatgaacgtaTCTTCAACCCTTTTCCATATACGTGCCTCAggatgctttcattttcattcctagCATTTACCTGCGTGTGTTTAATGGTCTGGCATCCTTACTGGACTTTACCTATGTGAGGGTAAGgtggtgtttgttttgttcactactaTGTCCTCAGTTCCTACACAATGTCTAGCACATGGTATGTTTGCAGTATATACTCTTGGCCGATTGAAGGGAAATTCTTTGGGCTTTCTGGCTGAGAAGCTGAAGTCTCCTACTTCCTGCCTTCTCAGCCAGATGCCTGCCTTCCTAGGCCTTGAGCATTCCTCAGCTAGGAAGATGTAATGTTTCCTTGACCTCTCTCTGAATAAGATCCCTTCCTAAATACAGTGAATTGGGAGTGAGGTACCTTGACTTTCTCACTCACTTCCAGACCCCAAAGGAGACACACAACAGCTGGCGAGAGAAGAGCCTTTAATGAAAGATGAGTTGCAGGCCTGGCCTGCTACTCTTGCGCCCTTGGTGGAGGGTGGACGAGggtaggagaggaaggagggaaaagtggggtggggggaagcagggtGAAGGGGCAGGGCGCTGCCCAACTGGGGGCTGTCTGCTCAACTGTTCTCCCAGAAGAAGTTGTTACAGGCCACTGTGAGAGCAGCCACCAGCACAACATACTCCTGGAAGTCCACCTCCCCATCTCCATTATCGTCTAGCTCTTTCATCACCTTGTCCACAGCATCTGCATCCTTCTGGGCctgtggaggggggagagagaagagtagATATATAGGGAGGTGAATAGTACTGTATCAGGGACAGGAGGGGTGGTtgggaagaaggaggcagagatgaaCAAGAGGGTGAAATACATCTAATTATGGGAGTCTTCTGAGTCACTCTTCAAAACTAACACTTGTTGCTTCTCGTTGCCCACAGAATAAGTCCCTTAATGAGGTAGAGTAATAAGAACAACATCAATTACCATAGGTTGGGTGCCTGGGATGCAAGAAGCTTTACACGCATTGTCTAATTTAATTCTAACACAAGTAGAATGGGGCAGGTTTCAGTATTCCCATActagagagaagacacaaattaacaGTTGGCTGTTAAAGAATGttcccaagtcacacagctagaagcTGCCAGAGTCAGAATTGGAACCCAAGCCTGATCAAACCTCAAAGCTGGTGCACTTTCTACTGGCTTCTTTAGTAGCGCTTTGTTAGCACTTGCAGCCTTCTTTTCTGCATCCTTCTCTGGTCAAAACTACTGAGCatgctccattttcttctttcttccatggTTTTGTCCATGCAGATACCTCCTAAAATGTCTACTTTTACCTTAATAATATTCCAACAGAAATCCATGACTCAAGTACCACCTCTTTGGAGGGGCCCACTTCAGTCGGGTTAGTATTTCCCATAATCCTTTCTGGCAATTCTGTTAAAGCTCTGAGTACTTCCTGAGTGGTTGGCCAAAGACTTCATGGGAAGGGGGATCTCATTGCCTCCTGTCTGCAGACCGGGGCCTCTTTGGGTCCTCCAACTCTGCTCGCTACTgaacacttcacttcctggtgtTCATGGTTTACTTTCACTTGTCAGTCTTTCCCTTCTAGACCGTGAGCCGCCTTACTGATGCATCTGCACAGGTCTTAGCACTTCACAGGTGATTAataaattaggtttttttttttttttttttttgtcttgagcCAGGAGGGGTAGGGAAGCATGGAAAAACCCAGGAAAGAAgtctgggagagaaaggagatgaCTGGGCTGCCCTGGGAAGATGGAAGGGAGGTGTCCATCCACCCCTCACCCACTCCACCTGTCCCCCACTCTGCTCACGTCCAGGAAGCCCGAGAGCTCAGTCTGCAGCAGCTCTTTTAGCTCCTTCTTGCTCAGCTTGTACTTGTCTCCCTCCTTGCCTGAGTGGGCGTGGAACACATTGATGAGAGTCTCCATCGCGGTTTCCAGCTCTGAGCCCATTGTGCAGCTCACCTACCCACACCCTGCCATGGAAGGAAGTTAGGGACCATGCTTCAGGCTATCTGGGGTTGGGGTGAAGGGAGCCCTCAGCCTGGCCCTGGTCGCACGCTGAAATAGCCATGAGATCAGAGCCACACCAGTTTCTTTTTCACTGAGATTTTATGATGTGGGAACCTAACAGGCCTAAATCCAGActtgctctctgtgtccctcagtcCATATCCCAGCCAGAGGTGGTCAGTATTTGCGGCACGAGGGCAGGGCAGCCGTGGCTGGCTCTAGGGGCCTTCAGTGGATCTGTAGTGGCTCGTGGCTGCCTGGGCAGACACTGaggagggtggggcaggcaggCTGGGACGGTCACAGTACCCTGCCAAGCTGCCTCTGCCTCTATTTTTACCCTGCTGTGCCTGCCTTGTGCAGCCAAGCTCTGCTGTTGAGGGTGGTGGGCTACGCCCCCCTCCACAGCCTTGACTCTGGGGTCCACCCCTAGCAAGGAGTCAGTCTTGTGCTCTCATTCAGCCTGAAGGACAGTGGTGGTCAGAGGGGCTGGCCCAAGGCTTCACGGGGAGGGACATGGAACTGCCTCTGAGCTGCTTCAGAGACGGTGGCCTCTTTCAGTCCTTCAGCTCTGCTCTCTCCTGAACATGTCACTTCAGCTGCCCTGGGGTGCATCTCTGTGACCTCcagtttggtttctctttctcctctgcagAATCAGGCCTCCCGTTGGGTGAtggtgggaagggagaaaggagtgTGGAAGCCTTTCCCCAGAGCCAGGGctcccagggagagggagaggacacCTCTGGGGCCTTGTCCCCGCTTTTCTACTCCACCCCAGGCCCAGCCTGGACGAGGTGAAGACAGTGGCAGCTGGGAGAAAGGGGCTGGTAGATGTTGGGGGAGGTAAAAGGCTGAGTGTGTCCTTTGGATTCAAGGGgatggagacaggaagagaaaaaggaaggggtTCTGCGAGCAGAGGGGCCAACCCCGGGGGACTCTTTCTTTTGGCCTTAGCATGGTCAGCCCCTCCACAGCCTCAGGGGGCAGCTCAGGTGTCCCAGATCAGGTGTCCTTATCCTTCCTCAGGCCTCAGGGGCTGAACAATGGGCCCTGATCGAATGACATTCCAGCTTTATAATGGGGACCTTGTGAGTGTCACCTGAACTCTAGGCCTGAGAAGAGGTTGTCACagagacctggggggggggggaatggaaCCCAAGCCAGGGCTGATGGAGGGGATAAGGGCTCGTGTGTGGGAGGGcttttggtggctcagttactgGCCCATCCAGGAGGGGCACTTAGAGGCTGCCTGGAGCCCTCGAGGAGCCTGGGATGTTATGCAGGGGCCATTTGGAGAGGACTTTGGCAGGGAGCTGGCAGACagggaaacaaagggaaagaCTTGAGGGAAAGAGGAGTGTGGAAGTCTGGgccaaggaaggaggaggagaaagaggaggtcATGTGAAAAGAGAGTTGGGAATGGGTACAGTACCCTAATGCCCTCTCCTCCTGATACCTCCCGGCCCATGCTCTCCTACCCCACACTTCTCTGGGACCTAAGCTTTTGGCAAGGCTGGGtggtggtgggtgtggggggggtcAGAAACCATGGTCCCGTTTGCTTTATGAGGCTTCTGGAAGCAAAGTGGGAGCTGAGTTCCCTTCCCAGGACCTGGGAGTTCCAGGGAACTTTGGGAGAGCACTCTGAGGGCGCTGTGGTAGGAGGGATTGATCTCCTGGAAGTTTCCTTGGTCCCTGAGGAACACCACTGACCTCCCTCTGAACTTGACTGGCTTCCCTGTACTTCTCTCCGAACCCTGtctcccccaaaccccaaacTGCTGTCACCTGAGCTCCTCCCACATCCTCAGTGCACCCCAATGCTGTTGTCCCTAGACTTCTGGAGCTCTGCTGAAGTCCCCTTTCCCCCAAGCTGGCCACAGCAGGGACCTGGTGCGGACGCAGAGGATACTCACTGTCAGCCTGGACCTGAGTGGGAGCAGGTTCTGGACAGACAGACGAGTCTGCAAATGTGGCTTCCAGCGCTGTGTGGGGAGACCTGtcttctgtccttcccccgcggcccccctccccgccagctcCACCCCTTCGCGGACAGACACCCAGCAGGGGCGAGGGGCCAGGGGTGGACAGAGGCGCCCTCTGTCTCCTGGGCCTGAACAGGCTGCCCTGTGTCCTCTTCTCCCGCCAGGGCCccgggaaggtgggggagagccTGGGAGGGGCGTGGGAGGCAGCAAAGGGGAGGACGCGGCTGAGGGGGTCTCAGTGAGGGGACCTCTCCGTGAATCATTTAATCCTGGGGGTCTCCCAGAGTGGTCATAGTCTGATTCGCCGCTGAGAGGCTTCAGTCCAgggcctcctccacctccacagAGGTCTcagccagccccccagccccccagccctcaccccgcctccccgcccccccccccccgtccatGGAAGCCTCTTGGGGGTCCGGGGCTGCGGAGTCCTCTTCAGAATCTGCTCCAGAGGGGCTCTCTGTAGTGTCACCGGCTCCAGAgcggagcggggtgggggggtggggatgggctgtggggtgggagggggtgggctgTGGGACAGCGGGGCTCCGGGCGCGCTTGGGACAGGTGGGCGGGGAGTGGGGACCCGGAGTGCAGGGGGGCGGCGGCGGGAGGCGGGCCTGGGCGGTGTCCTCCCTCCGGGATCGGGCAGAAGTCGGACACCTCCAGGCTGGGCCGGGACTCTGCCACCTCCTGCCCTGCGGCTCCTGCGCCCACCTCCCCTGCGCGGTGAGTCCCGTGTCCTCTCCCCGGGGGTCGGGCCCCTCCCCGAGCCAGCTTCGACAGAGGTGCGGGCGGGTGTGGGGGGAGCGGCGGGTTCGGCCCTGCGCCGCCTGCCCCTACCCGGCGGGGTCTCCGAGACCTGATCGCAGGCCGACCGCAGGCCGACCGCAGGCCGACGCCGCCGGGCGTGCTCCCGACCCAGAAGACCCGGCTTCTTGCCCGGGCCGTGCGGGCGGCCGGGTCCCTGCACGAACATGCTCTGGAGACAGCCGGCCTCGTGCCCCCCCATGACCCCTGGGGGCCGGGTGAACCTCCAAGAGAGCGCCCTGGGGACCAAAGTGCCTCCCCGGACCACCCCGGCTCAAACCTGGAGGGGATGGGGTTCCTGGAAGCACACACCCCTTCCTCCACCAACACACTGAGCTGATTcctggccccctgccccaggctccatcctgtcccCTCCCCGATTCCGGGAGGGCTCCCTGCAGGCTGGGGCAGGCTGGCCTACTCTggctctcctttttctccttccctgccttaTAGGGTCCTGATGGCAGCAGGGCCGCTGACTGAGCTGGAAGCGGCCATCGAGACAGTGGTCACCACCTTCTTCACCTTTGCGGGGCAGGAGGGCCGCAAGGGCAGCCTCAGCGTCAACGAGTTCAAGGAACTGGTCACTCAGCAGTTGCCCCACTTGCTCAAGGTAGGTGGGGGTCTCTGGGCCTGAGATTTTGGGAGACTGTGGCTGCCAGACTCTGTGTATGTGAGGCAGGGTGATGTTTCTTGACACGATCTTGTGACCCTGGGTATTTGGTGGAcagggtgtgggtgtgggtgacTACATGTGTAAAGgattctggggtgtgtgtgtgtgtgtgtgtgtgtgtgtgtgtgtgtgtgtataactagGTAACTCTGTGTCAGTGTGAGTGCAAGTGTGTTACTGGGCTTTGTGTTCCCATCAGACAATGCTGTTGGGCTCTTGTGTCTGCGCTGTGCCTCTCTGGTCTCATTTCCCCAACATAGGCGTGGACCCAGAGATGGCTTCCAGGAGAGTTACAGACCAGCAGAGCTGGAAGGGGCCAAGACAAAACAGTCCAAACTCCTCACTTCACTTATTTGGAAATTGAGGCTCAGCTGTAGAAAGGGATTTGTCAACAATAAAAACTTAGTCAAATTCATGCAGAGATAGAATCTCAGAGTAGAGGAGACCTGTAAGTGATCCGTGATTGCTTCTCACCCACTTTGGGAATCCCCTCCTGACCCTCTCCTggtcccactgtctctctctctcaaaaataaataaagaacataaaaaatttttttaattaaaaaatttttaatgtttatttttgagagagagtgtgagagagagagagagagagacagagacagagcacgagtgggggaggggcagggagagagggagacacagaatccgaagcagctccaggctccgggctgtcagcacagagcccgacgcagggcttgaacccatgaacggtgagattatgactgaaccgaagccggatgcctaaccgactgaaccacccaggtgcctctattaatattattttttaaactgaagtatagttgatacacagtgTTGACTCATCGCTCCTGAAATCTATGACCATGAACTCCAAGGGGACCCTTGGCACAGCCTGCCCATTCTGCTACATTTTCCCAGTTGGTTCATTTACCAGCTCTTTCGGATGATAATTTCACaacttttcctccctcctcaaaCTCCAGTCCCTCTTTCCACATTCCCCCTCTCACTGAGAAATGCTCTCAGAGAAAATAACAGCAACCAGAATACTTCTGTGCACTGTGTCCCAAGTCTACCAAAGGTTACCGTGTACCCTGCGTTCCTTCCTGCTCCCTGAAGCCACTGTGCCTGCCCCCAGGCCAGCCCCTTCTCTGTGGCCCGCCTCCACTCCTCACTACCTAAAATCTCTACTCTTTcagttcctcctcctctctcgcACCATTGATTGTCTCTACTAGATTGTTCTGATCAGTTTTCCAATATATTGTAATATCtcccatcttaaaaaaagaaaaaaaaccccaccgtTTCTTGACTCTGTAACCTGTCCAGCTATGCCTTCCACCTCTGCAAAACTCAAAATTCTTATTTGCTCTCCTGGCCCTGAATGCTCATCCCTCAGGCATTTGCCAGGCTTATTCTTCACTGAACCCAGATTTCTGCTCAAATGGCGAATCCCCATCATGGCCTTCCTTCATCTCTGAGGGCAAAGATCACCTCCCTTGTGCTCTATTCCTTtaccctcttttatt
Protein-coding sequences here:
- the CHTOP gene encoding chromatin target of PRMT1 protein isoform X1; translation: MAAQSAPKVVLKSTTKMSLNERFTNMLKNKQPMPVNIRASMQQQQQLASARNRRLAQQMENRPSVQAALKLKQTLCASPDSGCGRICPSCGWASGGRCHATKSLKQRLGKSNIQARLGRPIGTLARGAIGGRGLPITQRGLPRGGLRGGRATRTLLRGGMSLRGQNLLRGGRAVAPRMGLRRGGVRGRGGPGRGGLGRGAMGRGGIGGRGRGMIGRGRGGFGGRGRGRGRGRGALTRPVLTKEQLDNQLDAYMSKTKGHLDAELDAYMAQTDPETND
- the S100A13 gene encoding protein S100-A13 yields the protein MAAGPLTELEAAIETVVTTFFTFAGQEGRKGSLSVNEFKELVTQQLPHLLKDVDSLDEKMKSLDVNQDSELKFSEYWRLIGELAKEIRKEKALEIRKK
- the CHTOP gene encoding chromatin target of PRMT1 protein isoform X3 encodes the protein MAAQSAPKVVLKSTTKMSLNERFTNMLKNKQPMPVNIRASMQQQQQLASARNRRLAQQMENRPSVQAALKLKQSLKQRLGKSNIQARLGRPIGTLARGAIGGRGLPITQRGLPRGGLRGGRATRTLLRGGMSLRGQNLLRGGRAVAPRMGLRRGGVRGRGGPGRGGLGRGAMGRGGIGGRGRGMIGRGRGGFGGRGRGRGRGRGALTRPVLTKEQLDNQLDAYMSKTKGHLDAELDAYMAQTDPETND
- the S100A1 gene encoding protein S100-A1, yielding MGSELETAMETLINVFHAHSGKEGDKYKLSKKELKELLQTELSGFLDAQKDADAVDKVMKELDDNGDGEVDFQEYVVLVAALTVACNNFFWENS
- the CHTOP gene encoding chromatin target of PRMT1 protein isoform X5, which translates into the protein MAAQSAPKVVLKSTTKMSLNERFTNMLKNKQPMPVNIRASMQQQQQLASARNRRLAQQMENRPSVQAALKLKQSLKQRLGKSNIQARLGRPIGTLARGAIGGRGLPITQRGLPRGGLRGGRATRTLLRGGMSLRGRGMIGRGRGGFGGRGRGRGRGRGALTRPVLTKEQLDNQLDAYMSKTKGHLDAELDAYMAQTDPETND
- the CHTOP gene encoding chromatin target of PRMT1 protein isoform X6, with amino-acid sequence MAAQSAPKVVLKSTTKMSLNERFTNMLKNKQPMPVNIRASMQQQQQLASARNRRLAQQMENRPSVQAALKLKQVVCHQYGRFLCYQ
- the CHTOP gene encoding chromatin target of PRMT1 protein isoform X4, with product MAAQSAPKVVLKSTTKMSLNERFTNMLKNKQPMPVNIRASMQQQQQLASARNRRLAQQMENRPSVQAALKLKQTLCASPDSGCGRICPSCGWASGGRCHATKSLKQRLGKSNIQARLGRPIGTLARGAIGGRGLPITQRGLPRGGLRGGRATRTLLRGGMSLRGRGMIGRGRGGFGGRGRGRGRGRGALTRPVLTKEQLDNQLDAYMSKTKGHLDAELDAYMAQTDPETND
- the CHTOP gene encoding chromatin target of PRMT1 protein isoform X2, with protein sequence MAAQSAPKVVLKSTTKMSLNERFTNMLKNKQPMPVNIRASMQQQQQLASARNRRLAQQMENRPSVQAALKLKQKSLKQRLGKSNIQARLGRPIGTLARGAIGGRGLPITQRGLPRGGLRGGRATRTLLRGGMSLRGQNLLRGGRAVAPRMGLRRGGVRGRGGPGRGGLGRGAMGRGGIGGRGRGMIGRGRGGFGGRGRGRGRGRGALTRPVLTKEQLDNQLDAYMSKTKGHLDAELDAYMAQTDPETND